DNA sequence from the Halococcus salsus genome:
ACTCCTGCGCGATCCGAACGTCGAGTCGGGTCGAGGAGTGGGTGTTTCGAAGCGATCGAGCAGGAGGAGCCAGCAACTCAGCGATGAGCGTGTCCGCCATCTCGACGATGGCCTCGCGCTGCGGTTCAGTGAGGGACTCCTCGCTTTCCAGCTTCGTGAATGCCACCTCGAGTTCACGCTGTTTGATCCGCTCTGCGCGAGCGTGAACGTGCATGACGGCTCGCTCTCGTGCGGGGACGGAGTCCGCCGTTCGACCCGAGAGACGGTTCTGTCCGCTGTGGACGGTGTCTTCGGAACCCCGAGTCATGGTCCTCGGCATCGGTTAGCCGTGCATTCGAGCGACGTGCCACCGCAGCCACGCCGTTCGATGGAGTGCTGATCGGTGCTCGCCTCGGACGCCACGGTGAGCGCTTCGAGGAGTTGCGGTCTCGGGTGTTCGCTTGTCCCCTGGGTGAGAACGCGTCCGTGGTCGGTCGAGACCGCAGTGTGAACCGCACCGATAACCTGCCCGGCCACGAACGCACCGCCGTCCGCGTGCTGCGGTTCTTCGGGGTTCGCCAACCACGAAGTCGCGTGCACACGACCCGTGGCCGGTTCGACATCGTCGTAGGAGACGCCCGCCATGGTCGCCTCTTTCGTCCACGAACCCGTAAGCGAGTTCCCGAACGTGTTCGGAGGTACCGGGAGGACCGAACCGAAACCGGACTCGCTGCGATACGTCAAACACCGAAGTATAGAGCGAGAACATCTTCGTGGTCGGCTCGAGTAGAGTCGAGACGAACGCCAATGCCACGAGCTGATCTCACGCTCACGATCCCCGAGGGCGTTTGGATCGGAGAGGTATCGCGCGCGTATCCGGCGGCGAGGTTTCGTATCCTCGCGGCGCTTGCGGACGACGACACAGGCGTCGGTCTCGCCGAAATCACGAGCCAGAACGTCTCGCCGGTCCTCGCCGAGATCGACGCAAGCGACTCGGTCGTCGAACTCGATGTCCTCCGACAACAGGAGGACGGGGCACTGATCCAGTTCGAAACGACGATGCCGTTGTTGCTGTTCCCGGCCCAGGATTCGGGGGTTCCACTCGAGATGCCGTTCACGATCGAAGCGGGGGCGGCCAATTGGGAGATCACCGCCTCCCAACGACGCCTCTCCGAACTCGGCACGCAGTTCGACCAGTTCGGGATCCCGTTCACGGTCAACGAGATCCACCACCACGTCGAAACCACACAGCTCCTCACCGATCGCCAGCTCGAACTCGTCCACACGGCCATCGAACACGGCTACTACGACACACCACGGCAGTGCTCGCTCACGGAGCTCGCCAGCGAATCCGACATGGCGAAGTCGACGTGTAGCGAAACGCTCCATCGGGCCGAGGGGAAGGTCATGAAACAGTTCGTCGAGAACCGTCCGAACGCGACGAAGTGAGCGCACGCTCGCGGTACTCGCGACCGATGGCCACCTTCGGGCGAGCGGCACCTGAACGACCGAGCGCGGGGCGACCTCCGCAGTCAGTACTCAGTCCGTTGGCCTCCCGGTAATGGGACGAGCCCTCAGTCGTCGTCCAGACTCCGGCCGGTGTCCGCTTCCTCGCCGAGGACACGCCGCGAGATGATCGTTCCACCAGCGGTCGCCGACGTCGCCTCGCGGCGCACGAACCGTTTTCTCACCACGTCGTAGCCGAACACGGCGGCACCGAGGATGATGAGAATATCCCCGGGGAGCCGCGACCAGAACAGCGTCTGGACGAGACCCCGGTTGTAGAACGCGAGCGAGCGGCCGGCGTCGTAGCCCTGCGTCAAGACGGTCTCCAGTTGGAGGAACCCGACCGGGATGTCGCCGACGAACACCATCCAGGCGAGACCGACATTCAGCAGCCAGAACGCGCGTTTCAGGTTCGTCGGGTTCCACGAATCGGGTTCGGTGGTGAAACGTAGCAGATACGTCCCCATTCCGAGCGCGAGGAAACCGAACGCCCCGAACATCGAGGCGTGGGCGTGTCCGACCGTCAGGAACGTTCCGTGTTCGTAGTAGTTGATGATCGGGAGGTTGATGAAGAAGCCGAGCGCTCCCGCACCGACGAAGTTCCATATCCCCGAGGCGATGATGAACATGAACGGCAGTCTGTACGGGAACCGTTCACCAGCGCCCATGTATGCGCGATACTGGTTGAACGCCTCGAAGAGGATGAACACCAGCGGGATGAACTCGAGCGTCGAGAAGAGGCTCCCGATGGGGACCCAGTACTGGGGGAGCCCGATCCACCAGTAGTGATGGGAGACGCCGACGACCCCCGCGCCCATCACCAGCAGTGCTTCGAGAACGACTGCCTTCTCCGCACTCCGCCGCGACAGGAGGTTCATCGCGAGGAGGGCGATGCCGGTGACGGCGACGACGAAGAACTCGAAGGCCCCCTCGACCCACATGTGGACGACCCACCAGCGCCAGAACTCGGTCACGACGATGCTCGTTTTCGGGGTGTAGAGCATGCTCGCGGTGAACAACAGCCCGATCGACCCGCCGGCGTAGATGATCATGTGCGCGAGCCCGTAGCGGCTCTCCCGTTCGAGAAGCGGTTTGAACCCGCGGGCGACGAGGGTAGTCCAGAGCGCGAAGCCAACCAGGAGACCGACCTGCCAGACCCGCCCGACTTCGAGGTATTCGAGGCCCTCGTCCCCGAGGAGCCACCAGAGCGAACCATCGATGTAGCCCTGTGCGCCGAGCCAGATACCGACCAATCCACCGACGACCACGACGAAG
Encoded proteins:
- a CDS encoding nitric-oxide reductase large subunit; protein product: MEVTRKTLAKILVVAFVFNLAVMGAGAYLTYEQSPDRPERVVGPNGGTLTTNEQIVRGKAVFQGNSLMNHGSILGNGAYFGDDYTADTLDRLVANMRTYVARERYGTSYASLGEARKAGVEAVVRRQLEDNTLGERVELGSAEAYAYRQVRTEYVKRYHGGAPEHGIPSGFVSSSEDAKRFADFALWTALFSATDRPGTAHSYTNEWPFNTGAGNEAPASAMLWSVFAMVVLVLGGGAGIWLYNSIQLSEPGAEDIDVPDPGAVSLSPSQFAAVRFVPVAAVLFVVQTLLGGLMAHYYIEREGFYGIANALGIDAMATLPFAITKAWHIDLAVLWIATLWLGIGLFLPPLLTGYEPDHQKTLIHVLLGALFVVVVGGLVGIWLGAQGYIDGSLWWLLGDEGLEYLEVGRVWQVGLLVGFALWTTLVARGFKPLLERESRYGLAHMIIYAGGSIGLLFTASMLYTPKTSIVVTEFWRWWVVHMWVEGAFEFFVVAVTGIALLAMNLLSRRSAEKAVVLEALLVMGAGVVGVSHHYWWIGLPQYWVPIGSLFSTLEFIPLVFILFEAFNQYRAYMGAGERFPYRLPFMFIIASGIWNFVGAGALGFFINLPIINYYEHGTFLTVGHAHASMFGAFGFLALGMGTYLLRFTTEPDSWNPTNLKRAFWLLNVGLAWMVFVGDIPVGFLQLETVLTQGYDAGRSLAFYNRGLVQTLFWSRLPGDILIILGAAVFGYDVVRKRFVRREATSATAGGTIISRRVLGEEADTGRSLDDD
- a CDS encoding glutamyl-tRNA reductase, whose translation is MTRGSEDTVHSGQNRLSGRTADSVPARERAVMHVHARAERIKQRELEVAFTKLESEESLTEPQREAIVEMADTLIAELLAPPARSLRNTHSSTRLDVRIAQELFETNSFPREEQRSG
- a CDS encoding helix-turn-helix domain-containing protein, which produces MPRADLTLTIPEGVWIGEVSRAYPAARFRILAALADDDTGVGLAEITSQNVSPVLAEIDASDSVVELDVLRQQEDGALIQFETTMPLLLFPAQDSGVPLEMPFTIEAGAANWEITASQRRLSELGTQFDQFGIPFTVNEIHHHVETTQLLTDRQLELVHTAIEHGYYDTPRQCSLTELASESDMAKSTCSETLHRAEGKVMKQFVENRPNATK